From the genome of Desulfovibrio sp. JY:
GAAAAGGGTCGCCGGGTCGAGCATACCGGCCGGCGGGTCGCGCCACAGGTTCGCCTGGGCCTCGGCGGTGAAGGCCGAAAGCCAGGTCTGGACGCGCAGCCACTGCGGCGCCCGGGCCCCGGCCAGAAAGGTGTCGGCCACGAACCGGGGGTTCACGTAGCCGGCCGATTGCGGCAGCAGTCTGGTCAGCGGCTCGATGAGGCGCTTGCGGGCGAAGGACGGCAGCCGGTCGTAGGCCGCGGCCAGCTTGAAGGCCGGAAAATACTCGTAGCCGTAGAAAAGCTCGTCCGGGCCGTCGCCGCCAAGGGCCACGGTCACGTTTTCGCGGGTCACCTGGGACAGCAGATAGGTGGGCACGATGGACGGGTCGGCCATGGGCTCGTCGAAACGCGAGACGATCTCGGGCAAAAGCGCCCCGCAGGCGTCGGCGGACAGGATGCGCTCGTGATGGTCGGTGGCGAAGCGCGCGGCCACCAGCCGGGCGTAGCGCGACTCGTCGTAGGAAGCCTCGGTGAAGCCGATGCTGAAGGTCTTGATGCGCGAGACCATGCCGGCGGTCAGCGCCGCCACGGTGGAGGAATCCACCCCGCCCGAGAGAAATACCCCGAGCGGCACGTCGGCCACCAGCCGGCGCTTGACGGCCTGGGCCAGAAGCAGGCGCAGCTCGGCGCACAGGTCCTCTTCCGAGGCCTTGGGCTCGGGCCCGGGCAGGGGCATGTCCCAGTAGGAATCGGTGGTGAGCCTCCCGTCCCGAAACAGCAGGTAATGGCCGGGCCTAAGCTTGAAGACGTCCTTGTAGATGGTCTCCGGGGTCGGGACGTATTCGTAGGCGGCAAAGCGCATCAGCGCCGCAACCGGCGTCTCCAGGCGCAAAAAAGGCAGCCTGGCCAGGGCGGAAAGCTCCGACCCGAAGGCCAGCACACCCTTTTGCAGGGTGTAATAAAAGGGTTTCTTGCCGAAGCGGTCCCGGGCGGCGAACAGCGTGCGGCTGGCCTTGTCCCAGAGGGCGAAGGCGAACATGCCTTCCAGGGCGTCGAGGCCGGCGGGACCGTCCAGCAGCCAGGCGGCCAGGATGACCTCGGTGTCGCTTTGGGTGCGAAAGCGGAAGCCGCGCGCCGCGTAGCGGGCCTTCAGTTCCCGGTAGTTGTAGATCTCGCCGTTGAAGGTGACCACAGCCCGGCCGTCCGCGTCTTCCATGGGCTGGGCCCCGGCGGCCAGATCGATGATGGAAAGGCGTCTGTGGCCCAGGGCGCACGGGCCTTCGAGCAAAAGCCCCTCGCCGTCCGGGCCGCGATGGGCCAGGGCCCCGGTGGCCGCGGACAGAAAGGACAGGCGCTCGGCCTCGGGCGGCAACCCGCCGCCGGCGGGCCAGACGAAACCGGCGATGCCGCACATGGCTCAGCCTCGCTCGTTCCCGGTCGGCCGGGCGAAAAAATCCAGCACGGACCGGGTATTGGTTTCAGGATCGAACATGGCGGCCACCCGTTTCCTGCCGGCCGCGGCCATGGCCACGGCGCGGTCGCGGTCGGCGGCCAGGGCCATGATGGCGTCGGCCAGGGCCCCGGGGTCGCGTTGTCCCACCAGCCGAC
Proteins encoded in this window:
- the asnB gene encoding asparagine synthase (glutamine-hydrolyzing), which produces MCGIAGFVWPAGGGLPPEAERLSFLSAATGALAHRGPDGEGLLLEGPCALGHRRLSIIDLAAGAQPMEDADGRAVVTFNGEIYNYRELKARYAARGFRFRTQSDTEVILAAWLLDGPAGLDALEGMFAFALWDKASRTLFAARDRFGKKPFYYTLQKGVLAFGSELSALARLPFLRLETPVAALMRFAAYEYVPTPETIYKDVFKLRPGHYLLFRDGRLTTDSYWDMPLPGPEPKASEEDLCAELRLLLAQAVKRRLVADVPLGVFLSGGVDSSTVAALTAGMVSRIKTFSIGFTEASYDESRYARLVAARFATDHHERILSADACGALLPEIVSRFDEPMADPSIVPTYLLSQVTRENVTVALGGDGPDELFYGYEYFPAFKLAAAYDRLPSFARKRLIEPLTRLLPQSAGYVNPRFVADTFLAGARAPQWLRVQTWLSAFTAEAQANLWRDPPAGMLDPATLFAPTRALFDAYPAKDPLARVGYAFARQYMLDYILVKVDRCSMMHSLEARAPFLDRDVAEFICRLPSRYKLRGTKRKYLLKKAVAGLLPKEILGRGKRGFLIPVASWLRGHLRPQVDMLLGEKHLREQGIFNPKAVSRLVAEHATGAVDHRKKLWTLLVLQLWLEAHKPSIIP